A single window of Mycolicibacterium madagascariense DNA harbors:
- a CDS encoding glutamate-5-semialdehyde dehydrogenase encodes MSVEARPISDVRERVHDDARRARVAARILATCSTETKNRALHAAADSVLARVHDVLAANAADLDAARAAGTPDAMLDRLALDPQRVDGIAAGLRQVASLPDPVGEVLRGRTLPNGLRLRQQRVPLGVVGMVYEGRPNVTVDAFGLTLKSGNAALLRGSSSARRSNEALVLALRAALLAEGLPEDAVQLLPSADRASVTHLIQARGLVDVVIPRGGAGLIDAVVRDATVPTIETGVGNCHVFVHAAADLDVAERIVLNAKVRRPSVCNAAETLLVDAAIADHALPRLVAALQDAGVTVHLDPSEDDLRAEFLSMDIAVAVVDGVDGAIAHVDEYGTGHTEAIVTTDLAAAQRFTERVDAAAVMVNASTAFTDGEQFGFGAEIGISTQKLHARGPMGLPELTSTKWIVWGDGQIRPS; translated from the coding sequence ATGAGCGTTGAGGCTCGCCCCATCAGTGATGTGCGCGAACGGGTGCACGACGACGCCCGGCGGGCGCGCGTCGCGGCCCGCATCCTCGCCACGTGCAGCACCGAGACGAAGAACCGGGCCCTGCACGCCGCGGCCGACTCGGTCCTGGCGCGGGTCCACGACGTGCTGGCGGCCAACGCCGCCGACCTCGACGCGGCCAGGGCCGCAGGCACTCCCGACGCCATGCTCGACCGGTTGGCGCTCGACCCGCAGCGGGTCGACGGCATCGCCGCAGGTCTGCGGCAGGTGGCGAGCCTGCCCGATCCGGTGGGCGAGGTGCTGCGCGGACGCACCCTGCCCAATGGGCTGCGCCTTCGCCAGCAGCGGGTCCCGCTCGGCGTGGTCGGCATGGTGTACGAGGGTCGGCCCAACGTCACCGTCGACGCCTTCGGCCTGACGCTGAAGTCCGGCAACGCCGCGCTGCTGCGGGGGAGTTCGTCGGCGCGGCGGTCCAACGAGGCGCTGGTGCTCGCGCTGCGGGCCGCGTTGCTCGCCGAGGGCCTGCCCGAGGACGCCGTGCAGTTGCTGCCCAGCGCCGACCGCGCCAGCGTCACGCACCTGATCCAGGCGCGGGGCCTCGTCGACGTCGTCATCCCGCGCGGTGGGGCCGGGCTCATCGACGCGGTCGTGCGCGACGCCACCGTGCCCACCATCGAGACCGGTGTCGGCAACTGTCACGTCTTCGTGCATGCGGCCGCCGATCTCGACGTCGCCGAGCGAATCGTGCTGAACGCCAAGGTCCGTCGGCCCAGCGTCTGCAACGCCGCCGAGACCCTGCTGGTGGACGCCGCCATCGCCGATCACGCGCTGCCGCGGCTGGTGGCCGCGCTGCAGGACGCGGGGGTGACGGTGCACCTCGACCCCAGCGAGGACGACCTGCGCGCCGAATTCCTGTCGATGGACATCGCGGTCGCGGTGGTCGACGGGGTGGACGGCGCCATCGCCCACGTCGACGAGTACGGCACCGGTCACACCGAGGCCATCGTCACGACCGATCTTGCTGCGGCCCAACGCTTCACGGAACGCGTCGATGCGGCGGCCGTGATGGTCAACGCGTCGACGGCGTTCACCGACGGCGAGCAGTTCGGCTTCGGCGCCGAGATCGGCATCTCCACGCAGAAGCTCCATGCCAGAGGCCCGATGGGCCTGCCGGAATTGACCTCCACCAAGTGGATCGTGTGGGGAGACGGCCAGATTCGGCCGTCCTGA
- a CDS encoding enoyl-CoA hydratase/isomerase family protein yields MTAPAPRPPDGDWLGTPFLRFERQGPFGVVTLDRPQARNAMSPAMYFGIGYAVKHVAADDDLAGLLITGTGDVFAPGGDLGGAGGDAWMDFSSLSMEALLPFDALRTSSKPVVAAVNGLAQGGGLQIAMCSDMAVVSDRATFRVPELYRGIADTYYSHVLARSIGPVRTRDLMFTGRTLTAQEAADWGIVARVVPHEVLMASALEILAQCCRTAPAARAVVKSSLDGYLGLFDRIGMTSSLGGPEAIEGFLAFKERRSPNWVHPDLRLDGRL; encoded by the coding sequence GTGACCGCTCCCGCACCGCGCCCCCCGGACGGCGACTGGCTGGGCACGCCGTTCCTGCGTTTCGAGCGCCAGGGCCCCTTCGGCGTGGTGACGCTGGACCGCCCGCAGGCGCGCAACGCGATGTCGCCCGCGATGTACTTCGGCATCGGCTACGCGGTCAAGCACGTCGCCGCCGACGACGACCTCGCCGGGCTGCTCATCACCGGCACCGGCGACGTGTTCGCCCCGGGAGGCGACCTCGGCGGCGCGGGCGGTGACGCCTGGATGGACTTCTCGTCGCTGTCGATGGAGGCGCTGCTCCCCTTCGACGCGCTGCGCACGTCGAGCAAGCCCGTCGTGGCGGCGGTCAACGGGTTGGCCCAGGGCGGCGGCCTGCAGATCGCGATGTGCAGCGACATGGCGGTCGTCAGCGATCGCGCAACGTTCCGGGTGCCCGAGCTGTACCGCGGCATCGCCGACACCTATTACAGCCACGTGCTCGCGCGGTCGATCGGACCCGTGCGAACCCGCGACCTGATGTTCACCGGGCGGACGCTGACCGCTCAGGAGGCCGCCGACTGGGGCATCGTCGCCCGGGTCGTCCCCCACGAGGTGTTGATGGCCAGTGCGCTCGAGATCCTCGCGCAGTGCTGCCGCACCGCGCCCGCCGCGCGGGCCGTCGTGAAGTCCAGCCTCGACGGCTACCTGGGTCTGTTCGACCGGATCGGGATGACGTCGAGCCTCGGCGGGCCGGAGGCGATCGAGGGCTTCCTGGCGTTCAAGGAACGGCGTTCGCCGAACTGGGTCCACCCCGACCTGAGGCTCGACGGACGGCTCTAG
- a CDS encoding GntR family transcriptional regulator, whose protein sequence is MEDPRDGAALVSADAGVPLHRQLYLVLHDEIGRGALGPGDALPTEQSLCEQFGVSRITVRRALADLAEAGLIERRHGVGSFVTERPPAGRTVAGGTYLDELRQVQFETEVDVVEFGVRPLPVTVGARWDGRDVALYVLRVRRERRTGEPLMITEAWLPAELADAVTESALAHAPLYRLLADAGVHLDRVDHEMTAEIAGPRTASLLATTIGAPLIRVNRVAFAGGAAHHVLSTALSPNRSRVVLHQTSMAADAGGSMTIAHDVRRPTS, encoded by the coding sequence GTGGAGGATCCTCGCGACGGCGCCGCGCTGGTGAGCGCGGACGCCGGCGTGCCCCTGCACCGCCAGCTCTACCTCGTCCTGCACGACGAGATCGGCCGCGGCGCGCTCGGCCCCGGCGACGCGCTGCCGACCGAGCAGTCCCTCTGCGAACAGTTCGGCGTCTCGCGCATCACGGTCCGGCGCGCGCTGGCCGATCTCGCCGAGGCCGGGCTGATCGAACGGCGCCACGGCGTCGGCTCGTTCGTCACCGAACGTCCGCCGGCCGGCCGGACGGTCGCGGGTGGCACGTATCTCGACGAGCTGCGGCAGGTCCAGTTCGAGACCGAGGTCGACGTCGTCGAGTTCGGCGTCCGACCGCTGCCGGTGACGGTCGGCGCGCGGTGGGACGGTCGCGACGTCGCGCTGTACGTGCTGCGGGTGCGACGCGAACGGCGCACCGGCGAGCCACTGATGATCACCGAGGCCTGGTTGCCCGCCGAACTCGCCGACGCGGTCACCGAGTCCGCGCTGGCGCACGCCCCGCTCTACCGGCTGCTGGCCGATGCCGGCGTGCACCTGGACCGCGTCGACCACGAGATGACCGCCGAGATCGCCGGTCCCCGAACGGCATCCCTACTCGCCACCACCATCGGCGCCCCGCTGATCCGCGTCAACCGCGTGGCCTTCGCCGGTGGCGCTGCGCACCACGTGCTGTCGACGGCCTTGTCGCCCAACCGAAGTCGCGTCGTGCTGCACCAGACGTCGATGGCCGCCGATGCGGGCGGCAGCATGACGATCGCCCACGACGTGCGCAGGCCGACGAGCTAG
- a CDS encoding MmgE/PrpD family protein yields MSTEAPTDPHGPTGLLAQWVSDLVTADVPQMVLDRAAHLLLDGIGCVLIGAGLPWSRTATEAVLAMEGDGDTVVIGTGRTTAAPAAAVLNGTFIQGFELDDFHPLAPLHSCSLLIPALLSTVSVRPGATTGADLLLAAVAGFEVGPRVGYTLHGSQMLDRGWHSGSVFGTHSAAMAAGKLRGLTPAQLEDALGLAGTQSAGLMAAQFEAMSKRMHHGLASRNGFYAAGLAAAGYTGIKRVFERDYGGYLSVFGEGHDPDAALLTGQLGERWETSTIMVKSYAAMGGLHGAIDGARRLRGMLVPQAISHVDITVGETVYKHGWWRPQRPLTPIGAQMNIGYVTAAALLDGNVLPEQFTPQRLDADDVWRLVDATDVHLDGALATAPVTERFRTDLVVTMADGTVHHERVDQPHGAPGDPVTNDDIVAKFHALADRVTTRSRAAAIESAVLGLADLDDVASLIDLLAPAVAGALD; encoded by the coding sequence ATGTCGACCGAAGCCCCGACCGATCCGCACGGCCCGACGGGCCTTCTCGCGCAGTGGGTGTCCGACCTCGTCACCGCCGACGTCCCGCAAATGGTCCTCGACCGCGCCGCCCACCTGCTGCTCGACGGCATCGGATGCGTGCTGATCGGCGCGGGCCTGCCGTGGTCGCGCACGGCGACAGAGGCGGTGCTCGCCATGGAGGGCGACGGGGACACGGTCGTGATCGGCACCGGCCGCACCACCGCCGCCCCCGCGGCCGCCGTCCTGAACGGAACCTTCATCCAGGGTTTCGAACTCGACGACTTCCACCCGCTGGCGCCGTTGCACAGCTGCTCGCTCCTCATCCCCGCACTGCTGTCGACCGTCTCGGTGCGCCCGGGGGCGACCACGGGTGCGGACCTCCTGCTGGCCGCCGTCGCGGGATTCGAGGTCGGCCCGCGCGTCGGCTACACCCTGCACGGGTCCCAAATGCTGGATCGCGGTTGGCATTCGGGGTCGGTGTTCGGCACGCACAGCGCCGCCATGGCGGCCGGCAAGCTGCGCGGCCTGACGCCGGCCCAGCTGGAGGATGCACTCGGTCTCGCGGGCACGCAGTCGGCGGGCCTGATGGCCGCGCAGTTCGAGGCGATGAGCAAGCGGATGCACCACGGCCTGGCCTCGCGCAACGGCTTCTACGCCGCCGGGCTGGCCGCAGCCGGATACACCGGCATCAAGCGCGTCTTCGAGCGCGACTACGGCGGCTACCTCAGCGTGTTCGGCGAAGGCCACGACCCCGACGCCGCGCTGCTCACCGGTCAGCTCGGTGAGCGATGGGAGACCTCGACCATCATGGTGAAGTCCTACGCTGCGATGGGCGGCCTGCACGGTGCCATCGACGGCGCGCGTCGGCTGCGCGGAATGCTTGTCCCCCAAGCCATCTCGCACGTCGACATCACCGTCGGCGAAACCGTCTACAAGCACGGCTGGTGGCGGCCGCAGCGACCGCTCACCCCGATCGGCGCCCAGATGAACATCGGCTACGTCACCGCGGCCGCGCTCCTCGACGGCAACGTCCTCCCCGAGCAGTTCACGCCGCAGCGGCTCGACGCCGACGACGTGTGGCGCCTCGTCGACGCCACCGACGTGCACCTCGACGGGGCCCTGGCCACCGCGCCGGTCACCGAGCGCTTCCGCACCGACCTCGTCGTGACCATGGCCGACGGGACCGTGCACCACGAGCGCGTCGACCAACCCCATGGCGCCCCAGGCGATCCCGTCACCAACGACGACATCGTCGCCAAGTTCCACGCCCTCGCCGACCGCGTCACCACCAGGAGTCGCGCCGCGGCGATCGAGTCGGCCGTCCTCGGGCTGGCCGACCTCGACGACGTCGCCTCACTGATCGACCTGCTCGCGCCAGCCGTCGCGGGCGCTTTGGACTGA
- a CDS encoding isocitrate lyase/PEP mutase family protein, whose translation MPTTPQRRALRTLLDSGELIVAPGVYDGISAHLTKRTGHVAAYLTGAGVAASGFGLPDIGLVTGSEMAERARVLADALGEVPLIADADTGYGAPINVVRTVRQYEAAGVAAIQLEDQAFPKRCGHLPDKQVVDADVFEQTLAAALDARSDAGLLVVARTDARASHGLDAAIERAHRYAAAGADVIFVEAPQGVDEIERIARDVEAPLLINLVQGGLTPIESARRLQELGYAIAIHPSDPLGRATFAMLEGLCALNGTDVADFLPTSPAEFFDLVGMAEWSALDTKLATT comes from the coding sequence GTGCCCACCACACCGCAGCGACGTGCGCTGCGCACCCTGCTCGACTCGGGCGAACTCATCGTCGCCCCCGGCGTCTACGACGGCATCTCCGCTCACCTGACCAAGCGCACCGGTCACGTCGCGGCCTACCTGACCGGAGCCGGTGTCGCGGCGTCGGGTTTCGGGCTGCCCGACATCGGACTGGTGACCGGCAGCGAGATGGCCGAGCGCGCCCGGGTACTGGCCGACGCGCTCGGCGAGGTCCCCCTGATCGCGGACGCCGACACCGGCTACGGTGCGCCGATCAACGTGGTGCGCACCGTCCGCCAGTACGAGGCGGCGGGGGTGGCCGCAATTCAGTTGGAGGATCAGGCCTTTCCGAAGCGCTGCGGACACCTGCCCGACAAGCAGGTCGTCGACGCCGACGTCTTCGAGCAGACCCTGGCCGCCGCGCTGGACGCCAGGTCCGATGCCGGCCTGCTGGTGGTGGCCAGGACCGACGCCCGCGCGTCGCACGGACTCGACGCCGCCATCGAGCGGGCCCACCGCTACGCCGCCGCCGGTGCCGACGTCATCTTCGTCGAGGCGCCGCAGGGTGTCGACGAGATCGAGCGCATCGCCCGCGACGTCGAGGCCCCGCTGCTGATCAACCTGGTGCAGGGCGGTCTGACCCCCATCGAGTCGGCGCGGCGGCTGCAGGAATTGGGGTACGCCATCGCCATTCACCCCAGCGACCCGCTGGGACGCGCGACGTTCGCGATGCTCGAGGGCCTCTGCGCGCTCAACGGCACCGACGTCGCCGACTTCCTGCCCACCTCGCCCGCCGAGTTCTTCGACCTCGTCGGCATGGCCGAGTGGTCCGCACTCGACACCAAACTCGCCACGACCTAG
- a CDS encoding LeuD/DmdB family oxidoreductase small subunit, with translation MSLSVSGRAWVFGDGLNTDDMYPAFAMKMDPPEAARHVFYEVRPGWTDEVSPGDVVVAGRNFGVGSSRPVAALFVELGVAGLIAEEFNSLFFRNAVNAGLPALTLPRATSIFTDGDTATFDLSDGTWRNETTGASGEVPTLPDLILDIVASGGVMPRLAAQGYLPAELADTLRSSAVAMRGAGSGA, from the coding sequence GTGAGTCTCAGCGTCAGCGGCAGGGCGTGGGTGTTCGGCGACGGCCTCAACACCGACGACATGTACCCCGCGTTCGCGATGAAGATGGATCCGCCGGAGGCGGCGCGCCACGTCTTCTACGAGGTCCGCCCCGGTTGGACCGACGAGGTGTCCCCCGGGGACGTCGTGGTGGCGGGCCGCAACTTCGGCGTCGGCTCGTCACGGCCCGTCGCGGCGCTGTTCGTCGAACTGGGCGTCGCGGGCCTCATCGCCGAGGAGTTCAACTCCCTGTTCTTCCGCAATGCGGTCAACGCCGGCCTGCCCGCCCTGACGCTGCCCCGCGCCACGTCGATCTTCACCGACGGGGACACCGCGACGTTCGACCTGTCCGACGGGACCTGGCGCAACGAGACGACCGGGGCGTCGGGCGAGGTGCCCACCCTGCCCGACCTCATCCTCGACATCGTCGCCTCCGGTGGCGTGATGCCGCGGCTCGCCGCCCAGGGCTACCTGCCCGCCGAACTCGCCGACACCCTGCGGTCCAGTGCGGTGGCCATGCGCGGCGCCGGGAGCGGAGCGTGA
- a CDS encoding YbhB/YbcL family Raf kinase inhibitor-like protein: MTGIGGLLKGIRSSGARSPLARTEFEAPGTIVVTSPAFEDGAPIPRRHAGRGVGDDVSPELSWEGVPPSAAALVVLLDDVDVPLPRPLWHSAAVLDPGLSGLAEGGFTTGTPGVRIVPTMLGRHGYSGPRPIPGHGAHHYRFHVLALDRPVPSAATSVKAVLAAAAGHVLARGTLTGTYER; encoded by the coding sequence GTGACCGGCATCGGCGGTCTGCTGAAGGGCATTCGCTCCTCCGGGGCTCGAAGCCCCTTGGCCAGAACGGAATTCGAGGCACCCGGGACCATCGTCGTCACCAGCCCGGCGTTCGAGGACGGCGCACCGATCCCGCGCAGGCATGCCGGTAGGGGCGTCGGAGACGACGTGTCCCCCGAATTGTCATGGGAGGGCGTGCCGCCGAGCGCCGCCGCGCTGGTCGTACTCCTCGACGACGTCGACGTGCCGCTGCCACGCCCGCTGTGGCACAGCGCCGCCGTGCTCGATCCCGGTCTGAGTGGTCTCGCCGAGGGCGGATTCACCACGGGGACGCCGGGCGTCCGCATCGTCCCGACCATGCTCGGCCGGCACGGCTACAGCGGCCCCCGGCCGATCCCCGGACACGGCGCCCATCACTACCGCTTCCACGTGCTGGCCCTCGACCGACCGGTCCCGTCGGCGGCCACCTCGGTGAAGGCCGTGCTCGCGGCCGCCGCCGGTCACGTGCTGGCCCGCGGCACCCTCACGGGCACCTACGAACGCTGA
- a CDS encoding NAD(+) synthase has protein sequence MDFYSAYRHDYVRVAACTHHATLADPAANAESVLRMARDCHDAGVALAVFPELTLCGYSLEDILLQETLLDAVEAALDDLVLASADLLPMLVVGAPLRHRHRIYNTAVVIHRGTVLGVVPKSYLPTYREFYERRQVAPGDDQGGCLRLGGAEVPFGPDLLFTATDLPGFVLHVEICEDMWVPVPPSAEAALAGATVLANLSGSPITIGRADDRKLLARSASSRCLAAYVYAAAGEGESTTDLAWDGQTMIYENGVLLAESERFPKGERMSIADVDTGLLRAERLRMGTFDDNRRHHRELTDRFRRVEFVVDPPAGDIGLRRAVERFPFVPSDPQRLQQDCYEAYSIQVAGLEQRLRALSYPTVVIGVSGGLDSTHALIVAARAMDREQRPRSDILAFTLPGFATSDHTKGNAVALGKALGVTFEELDIRDTASLMLAEMDHPFGRGEKVYDVTFENVQAGLRTDYLFRLANQRGGIVLGTGDLSELALGWSTYGVGDQMSHYNVNGGVPKTLIQHLIRWVISSGQFTDDVNAILQSVLDTEITPELVPTGEDEEIQSSEAKVGPYVLQDFSLFQVLRYGFRPSKVAFLAWHAWSDASRGDWPAGYPVDERPVYSLTEIRHWLQVFVQRFYSFSQFKRSALPNGPKVSAGGALSPRGDWRAPSDMSARVWLDEIEREVPDA, from the coding sequence GTGGACTTCTACTCCGCCTACCGGCACGACTACGTGCGGGTGGCTGCGTGCACGCACCACGCGACCCTGGCCGACCCCGCGGCGAACGCCGAGTCGGTGCTGCGGATGGCCCGCGACTGCCACGACGCGGGCGTCGCACTCGCGGTCTTCCCCGAGCTGACGCTCTGCGGCTACTCGCTCGAGGACATCCTGCTGCAGGAGACGCTGCTCGACGCCGTCGAGGCCGCCCTCGACGACCTGGTGCTCGCCTCCGCCGACCTGTTGCCGATGCTGGTGGTGGGGGCGCCGCTGCGCCACCGGCACCGCATCTACAACACCGCGGTCGTCATCCATCGCGGCACGGTGCTCGGCGTCGTGCCGAAGTCCTACCTGCCGACCTACCGCGAGTTCTACGAGCGCCGCCAGGTGGCGCCCGGCGACGACCAGGGCGGTTGCCTGCGCCTCGGGGGCGCCGAGGTGCCGTTCGGCCCGGACCTGCTGTTCACCGCGACCGACCTGCCCGGTTTCGTCCTGCACGTGGAGATCTGCGAGGACATGTGGGTGCCGGTGCCACCCAGTGCCGAGGCCGCGCTGGCGGGTGCGACGGTGCTGGCCAACCTGTCGGGCAGCCCCATCACGATCGGCCGCGCCGACGACCGCAAGCTGCTGGCGCGCTCGGCGTCCTCGCGGTGTCTGGCCGCCTACGTGTACGCGGCGGCGGGGGAGGGCGAATCGACCACCGACCTGGCCTGGGACGGCCAGACCATGATCTACGAGAACGGGGTGCTGCTCGCCGAATCCGAGCGCTTCCCCAAGGGCGAGCGGATGTCGATCGCCGACGTCGACACCGGACTGCTGCGCGCCGAGCGACTGCGCATGGGCACGTTCGACGACAACCGCCGCCACCACCGCGAGCTGACCGACCGCTTTCGTCGCGTCGAGTTCGTCGTCGATCCGCCCGCGGGCGACATCGGGCTGCGGCGCGCGGTCGAACGGTTTCCCTTCGTGCCGTCGGATCCGCAACGGCTGCAACAGGATTGCTATGAGGCCTACAGCATCCAGGTGGCAGGCCTCGAGCAGCGGCTGCGGGCGCTGAGCTATCCGACGGTCGTGATCGGCGTCTCGGGCGGACTCGACTCGACGCACGCGCTCATCGTCGCGGCCCGCGCGATGGACCGCGAGCAGCGCCCACGCAGCGACATCCTCGCCTTCACGCTGCCGGGCTTCGCGACCAGCGACCACACCAAGGGCAACGCCGTCGCACTCGGCAAGGCGCTCGGAGTCACGTTCGAGGAACTCGACATTCGCGACACCGCATCGCTGATGCTCGCGGAGATGGACCACCCGTTCGGCCGCGGTGAGAAGGTCTACGACGTCACGTTCGAGAACGTGCAGGCCGGGCTGCGCACCGACTACCTGTTCCGGCTCGCCAACCAGCGCGGCGGCATCGTGCTCGGCACCGGTGACCTCTCCGAGCTGGCACTGGGATGGTCGACCTACGGTGTCGGCGACCAGATGTCGCACTACAACGTCAACGGCGGCGTGCCGAAGACGTTGATCCAACACTTGATTCGCTGGGTGATCTCCTCGGGTCAGTTCACCGACGACGTCAACGCCATCCTGCAGTCGGTGCTCGACACCGAGATCACCCCCGAGTTGGTGCCCACCGGTGAGGACGAGGAGATCCAGAGCAGCGAGGCCAAGGTGGGTCCCTATGTGCTGCAAGACTTCTCGCTGTTCCAGGTGCTCCGCTACGGCTTCCGGCCGTCGAAGGTCGCGTTCCTGGCCTGGCACGCATGGAGTGACGCCTCACGCGGCGACTGGCCCGCCGGCTACCCCGTCGACGAGCGACCGGTCTACTCGCTGACGGAAATCCGGCACTGGTTGCAGGTGTTCGTGCAGCGGTTCTACTCGTTCAGCCAGTTCAAGCGCTCGGCGCTGCCGAACGGGCCCAAGGTGTCCGCGGGCGGCGCGCTGTCCCCGCGCGGCGACTGGCGGGCGCCGTCGGACATGTCGGCGCGGGTGTGGCTCGACGAGATCGAGCGCGAGGTCCCCGACGCGTGA
- a CDS encoding aminotransferase class III-fold pyridoxal phosphate-dependent enzyme yields the protein MTTAAAVHSADVALSHRAARVIPGGMYGHQAVRHLSPAYPQFFAGGEGALITDVDGREYVDLMCSWGPIVLGHRDPVVTAAARAQMDLGDCLDGPGPVLVDLAETMVDAIADADWILFGKNGTDATTACLTIARAHTSRSVILAARGVYHGAAPWCTPVPTGTLASDRAAMGYFDYNDVDDFDRAVQAAGPDLAGVLLTPFRHVEGEDQQLVDEDFARHVRQRCDDSDALLILDDVRCGFRLAYGGSWEALGVPVDLSAWSKAIANGYPLAAVTGREALRDTASTVFLTGSFWMNSTPMVAALATVRRLAEIDGVALMQRAGARLRAGIEAQAADCGLAIRYTGPDVMPYLTFAGDDDRSRMTCFAEAALAAGVYLHPKHNWFMSCAMDDSVVDRALRGTEIAFAAVRRHFGTP from the coding sequence GTGACGACAGCCGCCGCGGTCCACAGTGCCGACGTCGCCTTGAGCCACCGCGCCGCCCGGGTCATTCCGGGCGGCATGTACGGACACCAAGCCGTCCGCCACCTGTCGCCCGCCTACCCGCAGTTCTTCGCCGGCGGTGAGGGCGCGCTGATCACCGACGTCGACGGCAGGGAGTACGTCGACCTGATGTGCAGCTGGGGTCCCATCGTCCTCGGCCACCGCGACCCCGTCGTCACTGCGGCGGCGCGCGCCCAGATGGACCTCGGCGACTGCCTCGACGGGCCGGGCCCGGTGCTGGTGGACCTCGCCGAGACCATGGTCGACGCCATCGCCGACGCCGACTGGATCCTGTTCGGCAAGAACGGAACCGACGCCACCACCGCATGCCTCACCATCGCGCGGGCCCACACGTCGCGGTCGGTGATCCTGGCGGCGCGCGGCGTCTATCACGGTGCGGCGCCCTGGTGCACGCCCGTTCCCACCGGAACGCTGGCCTCCGACCGGGCCGCGATGGGCTACTTCGACTACAACGACGTCGACGACTTCGACCGCGCCGTGCAGGCCGCCGGGCCCGACCTCGCCGGTGTGCTGCTGACGCCGTTCCGCCACGTCGAGGGCGAGGATCAGCAACTCGTCGACGAGGACTTCGCCCGGCACGTCAGGCAGCGGTGCGACGATTCGGACGCGTTGCTGATCCTGGACGACGTGCGCTGCGGCTTCCGGCTCGCCTACGGCGGCAGTTGGGAGGCGCTCGGGGTGCCCGTGGACCTCAGCGCCTGGAGCAAGGCGATCGCGAACGGTTACCCCCTGGCGGCCGTCACCGGTCGCGAGGCGCTGCGCGACACCGCGTCGACGGTGTTCCTCACCGGCTCGTTCTGGATGAACTCCACGCCCATGGTGGCGGCGCTGGCGACAGTGCGCCGCCTCGCCGAGATCGACGGGGTGGCCCTGATGCAGCGGGCGGGCGCCCGGCTGCGGGCCGGCATCGAGGCGCAGGCTGCCGACTGCGGACTCGCCATCCGGTACACGGGGCCCGACGTGATGCCGTATCTGACGTTCGCCGGCGACGACGACCGCAGTCGGATGACGTGCTTCGCCGAAGCCGCCCTCGCAGCCGGGGTCTACCTGCACCCCAAGCACAACTGGTTCATGTCCTGTGCGATGGACGATTCCGTCGTCGACCGGGCCCTGCGCGGCACCGAGATCGCGTTCGCCGCGGTGCGACGGCACTTCGGTACCCCGTGA